The DNA window TTTGCTCTCATACTTTTTGGGATGTTCATACCTTATCAAAGTGTATTATTTCCACTGATACAGTTCTTTCAAGCAATAGGTTTATACGGTACCATACCGGCTTTGATTATAACCCATGTTATATACGGAATACCAATTACAACCCTGATGTTTAAAAACTACTATGAAGAAATACCAAACGAACTAGTAGAAGCATCTTCTGTGGATGGCGCAAACATATGGCAATCCTATACAAAGATTCTTTTACCGATATCCATGCCTGGATTTGTAGTGGTAATAATATGGCAGTTCACAAATATATGGAATGAATTTTTGTTTGCAGTAACGATAACCAGTGATCCGACGAAACAACCAATAACGGTGGCTTTAGTTAATTTAGCTGGTAGTCAAGTCGTTCAATGGAACATTCAAATGGCAGGCGCTTTAATCGCTGCACTTCCCACACTCATAGTTTACATCATATTGGGAAGATATTTCGTAAGAGGTTTACTTGCTGGTTCAGTTAAAGGATAAAATAAACCCGCCTCACATGTTTAGGCGGGTATTTTTTTACTTTCCTAAATTTGTTTTTTAATATGAAAAACAAAAGGTCGTTCAAGTATCGGTGAATATTTTTAAAAAAATTCTCTCAAATCTTTAAACAATTTTATAATCGCATTTATAATGACGAAAAACTCTAAACGTCCTAAATACATTCCTAATGTTTGAGTCCAAATCACTCCTAAGGGAGCTTGACTTGAGGTAATACCTGTAGAAAGTCCAACAGTAGATAAAGTAGAAGCATATTCAAACAAAGCGGTATGAAGCGGATAACCATAAGCTAACAAGATAAAAACACCAATGAAATAGGTAATAAAATACATTGTAAAGACTACTAATACATTTTTTATTGAGTTTAAATCAATTTTCTTTCTTGACACTCCTTTGTATACTTCTATATAAAAGGTGGTTCCAGAAGGTTTAAAAAATTCTTTTATCTGGTTAATGATCAATTTTAAAGCGATATAAACCCTAAATAATTTTAAACCACCTGATGTAGAATCCATCATACCACCTAAGATCATCAATATTGTCATAATTAACAATCCAAAATAATTCCACTTTGAAAAAGATACTGTCGCAAAGCCCGTTGTTGTTAGGGTCGAAATACTCTGAAATGCAGAATGAACTAAACCATCTACAAGGCCGTACATTTCAAGTGTGGTGAATAAAAAAATCAACAAAAAGGAAATAACTAAAATTATAAACATGGTCTTAATTTCAGGGTTTTTTAAAAAGGGCTCAGATTTGATCCTTTCTCTTAGCTCAACTAACGAAATTCTTTTGGATCGGTAATCTCTACGATTCCTAATAAAATTTCTAATCATCAATAATCCAGCATAGTGTACTCCAAATCCTGTTCCACCCATAATCATTAGCAACATAATAATTACTTCTACCCTCAAACTACCAAAAGAAGCGATACTTGAATTTCTTGTGGAAAATCCTCCTGTGGATAATCCAGTTAATGTATGATTAAAGGCATCAAAAAAAGAAAGTTTTCCAACAAAAACTAAAAGTAAAATACCTATCAACGTCCAACTTAAATAGATTCGAATAATTATCCTTGCTGATTCTCTCAAATTTGGGACTAAGTTGTGGCTTCTTCCTTCTGCCTGGTATATACCGACACCCATAGTTCCGGCAACAATTACAGTAATTATAGCGAAACCAGCCCCACCGACAAATTGCATTACCGATCTCCAAATTAAGATTGATCGTGGCAGCGTTTCAACATCAGAAAACATTGAAAGCCCTGTCGTTGTCCATCCACTAGTCGATTCAAAAACAGCTTGTGAAAAATTCAATTCTCCAGAAAAAATAAAAGGAAGAGCAGATAGTAAAATTGCTATTGTCCAAACAAAAAAAACAGTGACAACCGCATCTTGTGTGTTTAATTCATTTCTCTTTTCTCCTCTTCCAATAAACCAAAATATTCCCCCACAAAGAATTGATATTATACCAGTAATCAAAAATGGAATAAAATCATTAAAAGAATCATAAATAAAGGCGGTAGAACCTACCATCATTATTAAAACAGAAAGACCGATTATAATGTTTCCCGTATCTCTAAAGATAGATTTATACCTTAATTTCAAAAAATATTTGTAAGAAGGCACTAGATCACCTCGATTTTAACGTTGCTATAACATCTTCCGCTTGTTCTTTTAACGCCAATACGATTAACCTATCTCCCTCATAAATGGTTGTTTCACCTTGAGGAACCATTATTTCTCCGTCTTCTCTTATCAATACTCCTATTATTGAATTCTGAGGAATCTTTAATTCCTTCAATTTTTTATTAACAGCTTTATCGTTTTCAAGTATTGTAAGTTCCAAAATAGATAACTTTTCCACATAGGGATTGAAAAAATCTGTGATGTCTTCATGAATTAAAGAAGATTCAATTATTTTTTGCATCCAAGAAATTGGAACCAATGTTTGGACATTAATACCTTTAAAAATAGTCTCGTTTTCTGTTGCGTTTACTAAAGAGATTATTTTTATATCTTCATAATATTGTCTTAGCAACCAAGATACAACAAAATTCAATGCATCGTCCTCAGAGATGATTATCAAGGCTTCAACCTTTTTATTCAGATCCAAATTTTCTATCCATTTGATATCGGTAGGATCCTGCTTGACTAACTCAAGAGCCGGAAAATTTACCTTTAATCCATCTAAAATCTGCAAATTTTCATTGTTCTTGCTCACATAGTAAACTTCATTACCCAACAAGAGTAATTTTTTAGCTAAAGAATAAGCTAATATTTCTCCCTCTATGATATAAAAAATTCTACTCATATTTAACTACTTCCTTTTCCAATTCCTTAACCAAATCCATTACCGAATCTTCAATGGGGCAAAATAAATTCAATCCTGCTTTTATAAAAATTGATTTCTTCAAAGGATCATTCACCCTTGCAGCTATTCTTACTCCCGAATTCAACTTTTTGATCCCATAGGCTAACATAAAATTTAAATTATCATCGGGGGTTACAATATAAACCATATGAGCTTTTTCTATGTTCACATCTTTTAATGCAGCCATATCACTTGTATCAATAACTCTTGTGAAACCTGTAAAATTCCTTTTGGATAATCTTTCAAAAGATGATTCTTCTTTATCAAGAACTACTACATTATAAGATTTACTTAATTTAAAAGCCAGTTCAGAACCCAACCTTCCACAACCTATTATGATTATAAGTTTTGAATTATTTAATCGCATATATACTCACTTCCAAAAATATTATTTAAATATACCACATATTAGCTCAACACCATTTCTTAAAGAATATATTCTCTTAGATCTTCATCACCATATACCTTACCCAATCTTAGGTCTACATAATTGCTATCGATTTTTAATTCCCATTCTCCTGATGCAGGTGCTTCAAAAGAAACCTCTTCAAGAACTTTTTCGACTACAGTGTAAAGTCTTCTTGCTCCAATGTTTTCAACTTTTTCATTCAACTCAAAGGCAATATTTGCCATTCTTTCAATACCGTCTTCAGTGAACTCAATTTTTACTCCATCGGTTTGAAGTAAATATTGATACTGTTTTAATATAGCATTTTTTGGCTGGGTTAGTATTCTAATGAAGTCTTCTCTAGTCAAATCAGATAATTCTG is part of the Petrotoga olearia DSM 13574 genome and encodes:
- a CDS encoding carbohydrate ABC transporter permease — protein: MMAEKTNKTSLTIYYIILAVFTIFYVLPFYVTISTSFKPFEEVSISNMWKLPSKFSIEGFKAAFARLGPNLKNSFYLTIPATLISAMIGSINGFALSKLRFKYSNIVFALILFGMFIPYQSVLFPLIQFFQAIGLYGTIPALIITHVIYGIPITTLMFKNYYEEIPNELVEASSVDGANIWQSYTKILLPISMPGFVVVIIWQFTNIWNEFLFAVTITSDPTKQPITVALVNLAGSQVVQWNIQMAGALIAALPTLIVYIILGRYFVRGLLAGSVKG
- a CDS encoding TrkH family potassium uptake protein; translated protein: MPSYKYFLKLRYKSIFRDTGNIIIGLSVLIMMVGSTAFIYDSFNDFIPFLITGIISILCGGIFWFIGRGEKRNELNTQDAVVTVFFVWTIAILLSALPFIFSGELNFSQAVFESTSGWTTTGLSMFSDVETLPRSILIWRSVMQFVGGAGFAIITVIVAGTMGVGIYQAEGRSHNLVPNLRESARIIIRIYLSWTLIGILLLVFVGKLSFFDAFNHTLTGLSTGGFSTRNSSIASFGSLRVEVIIMLLMIMGGTGFGVHYAGLLMIRNFIRNRRDYRSKRISLVELRERIKSEPFLKNPEIKTMFIILVISFLLIFLFTTLEMYGLVDGLVHSAFQSISTLTTTGFATVSFSKWNYFGLLIMTILMILGGMMDSTSGGLKLFRVYIALKLIINQIKEFFKPSGTTFYIEVYKGVSRKKIDLNSIKNVLVVFTMYFITYFIGVFILLAYGYPLHTALFEYASTLSTVGLSTGITSSQAPLGVIWTQTLGMYLGRLEFFVIINAIIKLFKDLREFF
- a CDS encoding potassium channel family protein, giving the protein MSRIFYIIEGEILAYSLAKKLLLLGNEVYYVSKNNENLQILDGLKVNFPALELVKQDPTDIKWIENLDLNKKVEALIIISEDDALNFVVSWLLRQYYEDIKIISLVNATENETIFKGINVQTLVPISWMQKIIESSLIHEDITDFFNPYVEKLSILELTILENDKAVNKKLKELKIPQNSIIGVLIREDGEIMVPQGETTIYEGDRLIVLALKEQAEDVIATLKSR
- a CDS encoding NAD(P)-binding protein, which encodes MRLNNSKLIIIIGCGRLGSELAFKLSKSYNVVVLDKEESSFERLSKRNFTGFTRVIDTSDMAALKDVNIEKAHMVYIVTPDDNLNFMLAYGIKKLNSGVRIAARVNDPLKKSIFIKAGLNLFCPIEDSVMDLVKELEKEVVKYE